AGCGCCTTTGGCCGCTTTGGCATGGAGCGCGCCATGGCCATCCCGGAAGGACTGGCAGCGCGCCTGGCCGAGCAGGTCCCGGCCGGCGACAAGGTACTGGTGCTGGGCACCGGAGAATTCATGCATGCCTCCTTCCTGCTCGGCGCCCAGCTCGAACAGCGCGGCCTGGACGTGAAGGTGCAGTCCACCACCCGCTCGCCCATCCTGAAATGGGGCGCCGTGTCCGAAGCCCTCGCCTTCCAGGACAATTATGGGGAGGGCGTCACAAACTTCCTGTATAACGTCAGCCCGGACCAGTATGACCACGTGTTCATCTGCCACGAAACTGCCCCGAACCAGGCCTTGAGCGACCTGGCCGACGTGTTCGATGCACGCCTACTCCACTTTATTACCGAGACACACGTTGAAGAAGTTTCAGAAATTCCTGTTCGCTGACCTGGACGACACCCTGTTCCAGTCACTTGAAAAATGCCGGTCCGCGGAGGGCCTGCAGGCGACCGCCTTCCTGAAGGACGGCAGCCCGATCTCGTACACCACGCCCGCGCAGCGCGCGTTCATCACGTTCGCGCAGGATGGCATGACCATCATCCCGACCACGGCGCGCAACCTCGACGCCTTGAACCGGGTCGATGTGCCGTTCATGAGCTGGTGCGTGATCGACTACGGCGGCATCGTGCTGCATCCTGACCGCAGCGTGGACCAGTTCTGGCTGGCCCACATGCAGGCCAAGATGCAGGCCGCCCTGCCGGGCATGCAGGAACTGACGCGCGTCATCGACGACTGGGCAGAGCGCACCGGTTACGGCGGGCGCACGCGCCTGGTGGAAGACTTCGATACGCCGTTCTATTTGGTGATCAAGGACCCCCACAAGATAGGCGCCAACCTGGAGCCGATCGAGCGCGAAGTGGTGGCGCCGTGGATCGCCGACGGCAACCGCGACTACTTCATTCACCGCAATGGCAACAACCTGGCCATTTTGCCGAATGCCCTCAACAAGGCAAATGCCGTGGCTTACGTGACGCAAAAGCTGCGCGAGCAGCATGGCGACATCATCACCTTTGGCATGGGCGACAGCAAGTCCGATGCGCGCTTCATGGCGGCCTGCGACTATGCCATTGTCCCGCCGCGCACCCAGCTCGCTGGCCTGACGCTGGAGGCGCTATGAATTTCTCCGGCAGCTACCGCAGCGGCGATGTGAGCTTTTTGCTCAAGCCCCTGGTGATGCAGGACTTTGTCGATGTCGAGCAGAAGGAAAAGCTGATCCAGAGCGGCAAGCGCCATTACAGCGAAATGCTGTCGCCGGAGTCGCTGCCGTCGGCGCGCTACCTGGACGTGTTCCGCCAGGCTTGCGACGCCAACCTGGCACGCATGGCCCGTGACTGCCTGGCGCTGGCCGGGCTGATTACAGCGCGCCGCAGCGGCGCCATCACGCTGGTGTCGCTGGCGCGGGCCGGCACGCCGGTTGGCGTGGTGCTCAAGCACCTGCTGGCGCGTGTGATGCAGCGCGAGGTGGCGCACTACTCGGTATCGATCATTCGCGACCGCGGCATTGACCAGGTGGCGCTGGAACATATCCTGGCGCAGGGCCACGCCCCCGAATCCATCGTCTTCGTGGACGGCTGGACCGGCAAGGGTGTGATCTCGCGCGAGCTGGAAGCGGCCATTGAAGAGTTCAATGCAAGGCGTGGCACCTGCATCGATGGCGGCCTGTATGTGCTGTCCGATCTGGCCGGCACCGCCGCCTGCGCGGCATCGTGCGATGACTACCTGATCCCGTCCAGCATCCTCAATGCCACGGTATCGGGCCTGGTCAGCCGCTCGATCCTCAATGATGCGATTGGCCCGAACGACTTCCACGGCTGCGTGTATTACGAGCAGTTCGAGGCGCAGGACCAGTCGCAGCGCTTTGCCGATGAACTGGTGGACCTGGCCATGGCTATGGCGCCACTGCAGGGTGAACCGGCGCCCATGGACAAGGCGCTGGCCGCTTCTGTTTCGCGCGCCTATATGCAGGCCGCATTGGCCACGCACGGCATCACCGACGTCAACATGGTCAAGCCGGGCATTGGCGAAGCCACCCGCGTGCTGCTGCGCCGCAGTCCGCGCCTGTTGATTGTGCGCGAGCGCGACTCGGTCGACGTCGCGCACCTGGTGCTGCTGGCCCAGGAAAAGAATATTCCCGTGCTGGTCGACCCTGCGTTGCCATACCATGCTGTATCGTTGATTAGGAGTGCACTTGATGGCTAAGTCGATGGGCGCCTCGCTCTACATCCCCGCCAACCACAAACACCTGATGGAAGTGGCCGACGGCGACCGCCTGGGGCACACCCGCTCGCTGATTTTCTGCACCGAAGACGCGGTGGCGGACAGTGACCTGAGCTGGGCACTGTTCAACCTGTCGGTGGTGTTGGCCAACATGAAGGCCAATTCGCACAGCGAGCGTTTTGTACGGGTGCGCAATCCCGAAGTACTGGCGCGCGTCCTCGCCATGCCAGGCGTGGAAAAGCTGACAGGCTTCGTCATCCCCAAGTGCACGCGCCACAACTTTGACGCCTACTTCAAGCAGGTACGCGGCACCGAGCATATGCTCATGCCCACGCTGGAGACGGCCGACGTCTTCAATGATGAAGAGATGCGCCTGTTCCGTGAAGTGCTGGAAGCGCCGGGTGTACGCAGCCGCATCCTGGCCCTGCGCATCGGCGGCAATGATCTGCTGGCCCTCCTTGGACTGCGCCGGCCGCGCACCATGACCATTTACCGCACGCCGCTGGGGCCCGTGATTGCGCGCCTGGTGACCACCTTCCGCCCATACGGCTTTGTGCTGACCGCGCCCGTGTTCGAGCACCTGGACCTGCCCGAACTGCTGGACCAGGAAGTGGCGGAAGACATGGCCTACGGCATGGTCGGCAAGACCGCGATCCATCCCAGCCAGATCGCCCCGATCGAGCAGCACTACCGCGTCAAGGCGCGCGACCTGGAAGCGGCACGCGCGATTTTGGACGAGGACAGCCCGGCCGTCTTCAAGATGCACGAATCCATGTGCGAGGTGGCCACCCACCGCGCCTGGGCGCAGCGCATGCTGGAACAGTCCAAGGTCTTCGGCGCGCATTCCAACGACACCGCGGCGCCCTGAAACGGCGCTGTATTCCCCTCACTGAAAAAGGACGGCATTGTGAACATATTCTCGCGTGGACAAAAGGGCAAACTCGCCGACCTGGGCTGCCCGTCGCAATTTCCGATTGTGCTGGACATGAATGGCCCCGGCCTGACGATCGACGTGTCGTGCTTTGGCCTGGACGGCGACGACAAGCTGTCCGACGAGCGGTTCATGGTCTTCTATAACCAGCTGGCCGCGCCAGGCAACGCCATCACGCTGGCGATGGATGGCGGCAAGGCCAGGTTCAACGTCAATCTCGACGCCCTACCTGCCTCCATCGCCAAGATGGTGTTCGTGGCCGCGGTTGACGGCAACGGCACCATGCGCTCGCTGGGCGCGAGCACCATGAGCATAGGCGACGTTGTGCAGTTTCCGATCAGCGGCGGCGACTTCCAGGATGAGAAAGCGGTGATCGTGGGCGAGGTGTACCGCAAGGATGGCGTGTGGCGTTTTGGCGCCAATGGGCAGGGCTTCAACGGTGGCTTGTCGGCACTGCTCAAGCACTTTGGCGGGACCGAGGCGGCGGCGCCAACGCCGGCACCGGCAGCGCCAGCACAGGGCAAGGTATCGCTGTCCAAGGTCACGCTGGAAAAGCGCGGCGACAAGGTATCGCTGGACAAGGCGGCAGGACGCGGCGGCTATGGCCGCGTGCACGTGAACCTGAACTGGAACCGCAGCGGCAGCGCGCCGGCCAAGACAGGCTTTTTCGCCAAGCTGACAGGCGGCAGCAGCACGGTGGACCTGGACCTGGCGTGCATGTACGAGATGAGCGACGGTACGCGCGGCCTGGTACAGGCGCTGGGCAACTGCTGGGGCGAGTACGACCGCTACCCGTTCATCAAGCTCGAAGGCGACGACCGCACCGGCCAGAACGCCAACGGCGAAAACATCCTGATCAACGGCGACCAGTTCAACAACATCAAGCGCGCACTGATTTTTGCCTTCATTTACAAGGGCGTCCCAAACTGGACCAGTACCGACGGCGTGGTCACGATCGACATGCCGGGCCAGACGCCGATCGAGGTCAAGCTGGACCAGGGTGGCAATCAGATGATGTGCGCCATCGCCATGATCGAGAACCGCGGCGGCAGCATGCAGGTGACCAAGCTGGAAGAGTACTTCAGCCAGCAGGGCAGCATCAGCGCCCACCAGATGATGGACCAGCGCTTTGGCTTTGGGCTGCGCTGGACCACCGGCTCGAAAAGCTGAGGTTCCCGGTTACGGAGCAGTCCAGGCGTCACCCCAGTGTGCGCCCACGCCCGGCTCGTATTGCGTCGAGCTGGCCGACCAGATCGTGCACCAGCCGCTGTATGGGTAAGGCTTGCAGGTATAGACCTTGCCGTCCTTCGGCTGCAGTACCCGGGTGCCCGCCTTGTAGATGCCAAGCGAGGCCGGGAACACGTGATCGTGCGCAGCCGTGCCTTCCGCCGTCATCGTCAGATTGAAGGTCTTCTGCACCGGCGTACCGCCATTGGCGGGCACGCCCTTGAGCACCAGCTGATGGGCTCCCGCTGCAGGCTCGTTCAAAGCAATCGACAAGCCGGCGCTGCTACTGGCGAGCGGCGTTGAATCGAATCCTTTGGAGACCCCGGCCTGGTCATACACGTAGGCACTTACATCCATTGCTGTATTGGCGCTGACGCTGAAATCGATCGTCAGCGCGCCACCTTTGATGATGTAGGCGCTTTGCAGGCCAGTGACCGTGATGTCGGCTGGGGGCACGACATCCTTCGTGATCTGCACCTCCACGCGCGTGAGGCCGCTGCCCGATTTACTGTAGATCGTGTTCTGCCCGTAGACCGGCATGATGCTCCCGTCCTGCCCCAGCTGGCCGGCGCGCAACAGTGGCTGCTCCGCGTTCACGCGGGTGGCGAGCTTGAAGGCCCAGTTGTTGCGCAAACCTTCCGTGGCACTGCCGATGTGCAGCGTCGTCTGCAGCTCCCGCTTTTCGCCATTCGCGTCAAACACCCGCGTCGCCACGCTGTCGCCGGCTGCCAAGTCGACGGACGGATAGATGACGCCGCGCTGCGTCCACTCAGGCGCAGTCGTGCTGTCGTTGAACATCACATCGACCAGGTTGTAAAAGCTGTTGGGCGTGTCTGCCACTTCCCATACACCCAGGATGATCTGGTAGCCGCTGCGCTTGGGCACAACGCAGGAATGGTTCACCACCATCGGCGGCTGCGCGTTATTACCGCCCACCGTGCAAAATGGCGTGAGGTCGAACGCGGCGCGCGTCAGCTTCTGGTTGGGATTCCAATCAGGCTTGGTGATGTAGTAGCGCCAGTTGCGCGAGGCGTGATTGGCCGTGAACTGCCAGGAAAAGGTATTGAGGCCGGCCTGCATTGGGCGCTTGTTCCAGCGGCTGCTGGTCTGCTCATTGAGTTCGCCAAACTGCGGCAGCGCAGCGCTGGCGATGGCGCCATCGGCCGGCCCTCCGGATGGAAATCCGGAAGAAGCCTCCAGGCTTTGCGGCTCCCACTGTATGGCGCCGCAGGCGCTGTTGGCGCCCTGCTTGCATAGCAGGTTGCGCGACGCAGGCTGGGAAATATAACCATGGGCCCAGATACCGGAACTGGCCAGCAGTGACAGAGCGCCAAAGAGCATACTGATTTTTTTCACGTTGATATCCTTCGATAAAGGTGACAAGCAGGAGCACGGGTAGTGCCTGACGGCTAGCTAGCTTTTTTAGGATGCAAGTGAAAAAATCGAGCGTCAACTGGTTTAAATCGTTGCGCCATGATGCGATACCAGTGCACGAAAGCACCGGCTGTTCCGAAGCGGCGGGGCGCTGGCAAGTGGCATTTGCGTAGTGATTGGGCTAGGACCACTTCATAACCTGGGCGCGAGTGGTATGCGCGGGCGGCGCTGGCTACTTGGAAGGCGACGGCCTTTCAGCGACGTGCGCGCCATCGAGAGGGCCAGCAGAAGCGCCTTCCCCCAGATGATGGACCAGCGCGAGGATCCGGCGGCGCTGGTCCTCGCGCTCCAAACCGGGCCGTCCTTATGGTGTCGTCACCTCCGGCGGCGC
This region of Massilia sp. PAMC28688 genomic DNA includes:
- a CDS encoding HpcH/HpaI aldolase/citrate lyase family protein, whose amino-acid sequence is MAKSMGASLYIPANHKHLMEVADGDRLGHTRSLIFCTEDAVADSDLSWALFNLSVVLANMKANSHSERFVRVRNPEVLARVLAMPGVEKLTGFVIPKCTRHNFDAYFKQVRGTEHMLMPTLETADVFNDEEMRLFREVLEAPGVRSRILALRIGGNDLLALLGLRRPRTMTIYRTPLGPVIARLVTTFRPYGFVLTAPVFEHLDLPELLDQEVAEDMAYGMVGKTAIHPSQIAPIEQHYRVKARDLEAARAILDEDSPAVFKMHESMCEVATHRAWAQRMLEQSKVFGAHSNDTAAP
- the gbpA gene encoding N-acetylglucosamine-binding protein GbpA, with product MKKISMLFGALSLLASSGIWAHGYISQPASRNLLCKQGANSACGAIQWEPQSLEASSGFPSGGPADGAIASAALPQFGELNEQTSSRWNKRPMQAGLNTFSWQFTANHASRNWRYYITKPDWNPNQKLTRAAFDLTPFCTVGGNNAQPPMVVNHSCVVPKRSGYQIILGVWEVADTPNSFYNLVDVMFNDSTTAPEWTQRGVIYPSVDLAAGDSVATRVFDANGEKRELQTTLHIGSATEGLRNNWAFKLATRVNAEQPLLRAGQLGQDGSIMPVYGQNTIYSKSGSGLTRVEVQITKDVVPPADITVTGLQSAYIIKGGALTIDFSVSANTAMDVSAYVYDQAGVSKGFDSTPLASSSAGLSIALNEPAAGAHQLVLKGVPANGGTPVQKTFNLTMTAEGTAAHDHVFPASLGIYKAGTRVLQPKDGKVYTCKPYPYSGWCTIWSASSTQYEPGVGAHWGDAWTAP
- a CDS encoding cysteine protease StiP family protein, encoding MNFSGSYRSGDVSFLLKPLVMQDFVDVEQKEKLIQSGKRHYSEMLSPESLPSARYLDVFRQACDANLARMARDCLALAGLITARRSGAITLVSLARAGTPVGVVLKHLLARVMQREVAHYSVSIIRDRGIDQVALEHILAQGHAPESIVFVDGWTGKGVISRELEAAIEEFNARRGTCIDGGLYVLSDLAGTAACAASCDDYLIPSSILNATVSGLVSRSILNDAIGPNDFHGCVYYEQFEAQDQSQRFADELVDLAMAMAPLQGEPAPMDKALAASVSRAYMQAALATHGITDVNMVKPGIGEATRVLLRRSPRLLIVRERDSVDVAHLVLLAQEKNIPVLVDPALPYHAVSLIRSALDG
- a CDS encoding TerD family protein; amino-acid sequence: MNIFSRGQKGKLADLGCPSQFPIVLDMNGPGLTIDVSCFGLDGDDKLSDERFMVFYNQLAAPGNAITLAMDGGKARFNVNLDALPASIAKMVFVAAVDGNGTMRSLGASTMSIGDVVQFPISGGDFQDEKAVIVGEVYRKDGVWRFGANGQGFNGGLSALLKHFGGTEAAAPTPAPAAPAQGKVSLSKVTLEKRGDKVSLDKAAGRGGYGRVHVNLNWNRSGSAPAKTGFFAKLTGGSSTVDLDLACMYEMSDGTRGLVQALGNCWGEYDRYPFIKLEGDDRTGQNANGENILINGDQFNNIKRALIFAFIYKGVPNWTSTDGVVTIDMPGQTPIEVKLDQGGNQMMCAIAMIENRGGSMQVTKLEEYFSQQGSISAHQMMDQRFGFGLRWTTGSKS